In Mesorhizobium sp. 113-3-3, a genomic segment contains:
- a CDS encoding esterase-like activity of phytase family protein, with amino-acid sequence MIFSCGGFRQPLFAAIALFAGVASASAGAAGPAAVEPIEVSARPITEFRIGKADKQFGSLEFVGGLEMTSKSRDFGALSAFRFLKAGSDFIGVADTGYWFFGTVVRDADRRPIGIQNFRMQQMVDQGGQPIDEKWEVDAEGLAVKDGIATVGFERNHRVAQFKIDPTDMKGPYRQLDFLVPARELRQNRGFETVTHANANGQHAGGLVVVSEKSLDKAGNIYAAIIEGPHKGVFTVKRNGDFDITDGAFLPDGDLLLLERSFTMAGGLKMRLRRIYGESVEKGAVADGPVLLDADMGYQIDNMEGLDVWTRDDGALMVSLISDDNHSILQRNLYLEFILHQD; translated from the coding sequence ATGATCTTTTCGTGCGGCGGGTTTCGGCAACCGCTCTTCGCCGCCATCGCCCTGTTCGCCGGCGTGGCGTCGGCGTCAGCCGGTGCGGCCGGTCCGGCCGCGGTTGAACCCATCGAGGTTTCGGCCCGCCCGATCACCGAATTCCGCATTGGCAAGGCCGACAAGCAGTTCGGTTCGCTCGAATTCGTCGGCGGACTGGAAATGACCTCGAAATCGCGCGATTTCGGCGCGCTGTCGGCCTTCCGCTTTCTGAAAGCGGGGAGCGATTTCATCGGCGTGGCCGACACCGGCTACTGGTTCTTCGGTACGGTGGTCCGCGACGCCGACAGGCGTCCCATAGGCATCCAGAACTTCCGCATGCAGCAGATGGTCGACCAGGGCGGCCAGCCGATCGACGAGAAATGGGAAGTCGATGCCGAAGGCCTCGCGGTCAAGGACGGCATCGCCACGGTCGGTTTCGAGCGCAACCACCGCGTCGCCCAATTCAAGATCGATCCGACGGATATGAAGGGGCCATACCGGCAGCTGGATTTCCTGGTGCCGGCGCGCGAGCTGCGCCAGAATCGCGGCTTTGAGACCGTTACCCATGCCAATGCCAACGGCCAGCATGCGGGCGGCTTGGTCGTGGTCTCGGAAAAGAGCCTAGACAAGGCTGGCAACATCTATGCCGCCATCATCGAAGGGCCGCACAAGGGTGTATTCACCGTCAAGCGCAACGGCGATTTCGACATCACGGACGGCGCCTTCCTGCCGGACGGCGACCTCCTGCTGCTGGAGCGCAGTTTCACCATGGCAGGCGGCCTGAAGATGCGGCTGCGGCGCATCTATGGCGAGAGCGTCGAGAAGGGCGCGGTCGCCGACGGGCCGGTGCTGCTGGACGCCGACATGGGCTACCAGATCGACAATATGGAAGGCCTCGACGTCTGGACCCGCGATGACGGCGCGCTGATGGTGTCGCTGATCTCAGACGACAATCATTCGATCCTGCAGCGCAACCTCTATCTGGAATTCATCCTGCACCAGGATTGA
- a CDS encoding ArsR/SmtB family transcription factor yields MLDYSKIDSILRALVEPTRRQILERLSRGPATVSQLAEPFGMTFAAVLQHLQVLEACGLIRSEKIGRVRTCRIEPGGLAPLADWIAECRIPAERHLDRLGEILAETDQSSPKVQDQEKDDQT; encoded by the coding sequence ATGCTTGACTATTCCAAGATCGACAGCATCCTCCGCGCGCTCGTCGAGCCGACCCGCCGCCAGATCCTGGAACGCTTGAGCCGCGGACCGGCCACCGTCAGCCAGCTGGCGGAGCCTTTCGGCATGACCTTCGCCGCCGTCTTGCAGCATCTGCAGGTGCTGGAGGCCTGCGGGCTGATCCGCAGCGAGAAGATCGGGCGGGTGCGCACCTGCCGGATCGAACCGGGCGGGCTCGCTCCGCTCGCCGACTGGATTGCGGAGTGCCGCATTCCGGCGGAACGCCACCTCGACCGACTCGGTGAGATTCTGGCCGAGACGGATCAATCATCCCCGAAAGTTCAAGACCAGGAAAAGGACGACCAGACATGA
- a CDS encoding SRPBCC family protein, producing MNQIASVKDEHSVIHSTFTIERTYPQSPDRVFHAFADKATVRRWRVDGDGFTVAEFSFDFRVGGGEVSRFSYGGGPEIRLDAQFQDIVPDQRIVFSYRMAIGPQPMSASLTTVELTPSGDGTRLTYTEQGAFFDGVDSAKGREEGTRGLLEALAAELQRSKA from the coding sequence ATGAACCAGATCGCGTCCGTGAAAGACGAGCATTCCGTCATCCACTCCACATTCACCATCGAGCGCACGTACCCGCAATCGCCGGATCGCGTCTTCCATGCCTTCGCCGACAAGGCAACGGTGCGGCGCTGGCGGGTCGACGGCGACGGTTTTACCGTCGCCGAATTCAGCTTCGATTTCCGCGTCGGTGGTGGCGAGGTGTCGCGCTTTAGCTATGGCGGCGGCCCGGAAATCAGGCTCGACGCGCAGTTCCAGGACATCGTTCCCGACCAGCGCATCGTGTTTTCCTACAGGATGGCCATAGGGCCGCAGCCGATGTCGGCATCGCTGACCACGGTTGAGCTGACGCCCTCGGGCGATGGCACAAGGCTGACCTATACTGAGCAGGGCGCCTTCTTCGATGGTGTCGATTCCGCCAAGGGGCGGGAGGAGGGGACCCGTGGGCTGCTGGAGGCCCTTGCCGCGGAGCTTCAGAGGTCGAAAGCCTAA
- a CDS encoding spermidine synthase — protein sequence MIPWVQLDSAKTGDGAQELRLKRRGSEFSIMLGTNELMNSRLSGSEQALAKLSCQRIADHRQPRILIGGLGMGFTLRAALAELDEDAGIVVAELVPAVVAWARGPMADVFGGCLDDPRVTIEETDVGQLIRSGSAAWDAILLDVDNGPEGIVHKGNDALYSLAGLNASRTALKPGGVLAVWSQGPDSGFARRLKQAGFGVEEVNTRANGKRGARHVIWIATNGS from the coding sequence GTGATACCCTGGGTCCAGCTCGATTCGGCAAAGACCGGGGATGGTGCCCAGGAGCTTCGGCTCAAGCGGCGCGGCAGCGAATTCTCGATCATGCTCGGCACCAATGAGCTGATGAACAGCCGCCTCAGCGGCTCCGAGCAGGCGCTGGCGAAACTGTCCTGTCAAAGGATTGCGGACCATCGCCAGCCGAGGATCCTCATCGGCGGCCTTGGCATGGGGTTCACTCTGCGTGCCGCCTTGGCCGAACTCGACGAGGATGCCGGCATCGTTGTCGCGGAGCTGGTGCCGGCGGTCGTGGCCTGGGCACGCGGCCCGATGGCGGACGTGTTTGGCGGTTGTCTCGACGATCCCCGCGTCACCATAGAGGAGACCGATGTCGGGCAATTGATCCGGTCCGGGTCCGCGGCCTGGGATGCCATCCTGCTCGATGTCGACAATGGCCCCGAAGGCATCGTCCACAAGGGCAATGACGCGCTCTATAGCCTCGCCGGCCTCAACGCCTCGCGCACCGCCCTCAAGCCGGGCGGCGTGCTTGCGGTGTGGTCGCAAGGCCCGGACAGCGGCTTCGCGCGGCGGCTGAAGCAGGCAGGCTTCGGTGTCGAGGAGGTCAACACGCGCGCCAACGGCAAGCGCGGCGCGCGCCATGTCATCTGGATCGCCACCAACGGCTCCTGA
- a CDS encoding queuosine precursor transporter, with translation MTSFSRYLPFVAAMALVVVASNILVQFPMQGQIGGLSLADLLTWGAFTYPFSFLVTDLANRRYGPSVARRIVFVGFMTAVVCSILVPPFLFRHGLIEFETAADRLVRIAAASGAAFLSAQLLDVTVFNRLRRQSWWRAPIVGTLVGSVFDTMVFFTVAFSAAFAFAGPNDSFALETAPLMGVFHVEAMRWVSWALGDLSVKLIIAVVALIPYRLLAARWSQPAVAA, from the coding sequence ATGACTTCCTTCTCGCGATATCTGCCCTTCGTGGCCGCCATGGCGCTTGTCGTCGTGGCATCGAACATTCTCGTGCAGTTCCCGATGCAGGGTCAGATCGGCGGCCTGTCGCTGGCCGACCTGCTCACCTGGGGCGCTTTCACCTATCCGTTCTCCTTCCTGGTCACCGACCTTGCCAACCGCCGCTACGGGCCTTCCGTGGCGCGCCGGATCGTCTTTGTCGGCTTCATGACGGCGGTGGTCTGCTCGATCCTCGTCCCGCCCTTCCTGTTCCGCCATGGCCTGATCGAATTCGAGACCGCGGCCGACCGGCTGGTGCGCATCGCCGCCGCTTCAGGTGCCGCCTTCCTGTCCGCGCAACTGCTCGACGTCACCGTGTTCAACCGGCTGCGCCGTCAGAGCTGGTGGCGGGCTCCGATCGTCGGGACGCTGGTCGGGTCGGTCTTCGACACCATGGTCTTCTTCACCGTCGCTTTCTCGGCCGCTTTCGCCTTCGCTGGCCCGAACGACAGCTTTGCGCTGGAGACGGCGCCGCTGATGGGCGTCTTCCACGTCGAGGCCATGCGCTGGGTTTCCTGGGCGCTCGGCGACCTTTCGGTGAAGCTGATCATCGCCGTGGTCGCGCTCATCCCCTACCGGCTGCTCGCCGCGCGCTGGAGCCAGCCGGCAGTCGCGGCCTAG
- the rpmB gene encoding 50S ribosomal protein L28, which produces MSRTCELTAKAVQTGNNVSHANNKTKRRFLPNLVNVTLISEALNQNVRLRISANALRSVEHRGGLDAFLAKADVKELSQRARLLKKQIAKKLAEQVAA; this is translated from the coding sequence ATGTCCCGCACCTGCGAACTCACTGCCAAGGCAGTCCAGACCGGCAACAATGTGAGCCACGCCAACAACAAGACCAAGCGTCGCTTCCTGCCGAACCTCGTCAATGTGACGCTGATTTCGGAAGCGCTGAACCAGAATGTGCGCCTGCGCATTTCGGCCAACGCCCTGCGGTCGGTCGAACATCGCGGCGGCCTCGACGCTTTCCTGGCCAAGGCCGACGTCAAGGAACTGTCGCAGCGCGCGCGTCTCTTGAAGAAGCAGATCGCCAAGAAGCTGGCCGAACAGGTCGCTGCCTAA
- a CDS encoding DUF3108 domain-containing protein, with protein MPRLPHALVAVLAIALPSAASAASPQSFKGEYTVSFFGLSIARSTFSSHYENGAYAIDGTVKSAGLAKLFDDTRGTISSKGTISGKKMVPEAFRADYTSGKKVSAIDIRFANGAVTSTQVIPPPGKRDPNDWVPIGAGDLASVLDPMAATVIHADSLDQVCGRKVKFYDGEMRADLTLTYDSKGTISVPGYKGDTITCRMGFEPVAGYRKGRKALNYLRNKSRMMVTFAPLGQTGVYAPIHATVGTQIGTLTISAKRFEAVQ; from the coding sequence ATGCCTCGTTTGCCTCACGCACTTGTTGCCGTGCTTGCCATCGCCTTGCCGTCCGCCGCGTCGGCTGCCTCGCCGCAATCCTTCAAGGGTGAGTACACGGTGTCGTTCTTTGGCCTCTCGATCGCGAGATCGACCTTCTCCAGCCATTACGAGAACGGCGCCTACGCGATCGACGGCACGGTCAAATCGGCAGGCCTTGCCAAACTGTTCGACGACACGCGCGGCACGATCTCGTCCAAGGGCACGATTTCCGGCAAGAAAATGGTGCCGGAGGCATTTCGTGCCGATTATACCTCCGGCAAGAAGGTTTCCGCGATCGACATTCGCTTTGCCAATGGCGCCGTCACTTCGACGCAGGTCATTCCGCCGCCGGGCAAGCGCGACCCCAATGATTGGGTGCCGATCGGTGCCGGCGACCTTGCATCGGTGCTCGATCCGATGGCCGCGACCGTCATCCATGCCGACAGCCTCGACCAGGTCTGCGGCCGTAAGGTCAAATTCTATGACGGCGAGATGCGCGCCGACCTGACGCTGACCTACGATTCGAAAGGCACCATCTCGGTGCCGGGCTACAAGGGCGATACCATCACCTGCCGGATGGGTTTCGAGCCGGTGGCCGGCTATCGCAAGGGCCGCAAGGCGCTCAACTATCTCAGGAACAAGAGCCGCATGATGGTGACGTTTGCGCCGCTCGGCCAAACCGGAGTATATGCGCCGATCCACGCCACGGTTGGAACGCAGATCGGCACCTTGACCATCAGCGCCAAGCGTTTCGAAGCGGTACAATAG
- the yddG gene encoding aromatic amino acid exporter YddG, with protein MARATLIGFSAVAMWALLALLTDASGKVPPFLLSAITFSIGTGVGLVARLFMPAAEQSQKIPRQVWVIGIAGLFGYHFFYFTALRNAPAVEASLIAYLWPLLIVLGSALMPGEKLAWNHVVGALLGLAGTVLIVTKGGGLAFDARYAFGYAMAAVCALLWSSYSLLSRRFPSVPTSIVTWFCAATAVLSLVCHLALEQTVLPNGAGQWLAVLGLGLMPVGAAFYAWDIGVKRGNIQVLGAASYAAPLLSTLVLIVAGVAEPSLRILAACVLITGGAALAAKSLFLRKPAAVESGAGA; from the coding sequence ATGGCGCGCGCAACACTCATCGGTTTTTCAGCGGTCGCCATGTGGGCGCTTCTGGCGCTGCTTACCGACGCATCCGGCAAGGTGCCGCCGTTCCTTCTGTCGGCTATCACCTTCTCGATCGGTACCGGCGTCGGGCTTGTCGCGCGGCTGTTCATGCCGGCCGCTGAGCAGAGCCAGAAAATCCCTCGCCAAGTCTGGGTGATCGGCATTGCCGGCCTGTTCGGCTACCACTTTTTCTATTTCACCGCGCTGCGCAACGCGCCGGCGGTGGAGGCCAGCCTGATCGCCTATCTGTGGCCGCTGCTGATCGTGCTCGGATCGGCGCTGATGCCGGGCGAAAAACTGGCGTGGAACCATGTCGTCGGCGCGCTGCTCGGCCTGGCCGGCACCGTGCTGATCGTCACCAAGGGCGGCGGGCTGGCCTTCGACGCGCGCTACGCCTTCGGTTACGCCATGGCCGCCGTCTGCGCGCTGCTCTGGTCGTCCTATTCGCTGTTGTCCCGGCGCTTTCCCTCCGTGCCGACCAGCATCGTCACCTGGTTCTGCGCGGCGACCGCCGTGCTGTCGCTCGTCTGCCATCTGGCGCTGGAACAGACAGTGTTGCCAAATGGCGCCGGCCAGTGGCTGGCCGTGCTCGGGCTTGGCCTGATGCCGGTGGGGGCGGCCTTCTATGCCTGGGACATCGGCGTCAAGCGCGGCAACATCCAGGTGCTGGGCGCGGCAAGCTACGCGGCGCCGCTGCTCTCGACGCTGGTGCTGATCGTGGCCGGCGTCGCCGAGCCGTCGCTGCGCATCCTTGCCGCCTGCGTGCTCATCACCGGTGGCGCCGCCCTGGCGGCGAAATCGCTGTTCCTGCGCAAGCCGGCGGCAGTCGAGAGCGGAGCCGGGGCATGA
- a CDS encoding lysoplasmalogenase family protein: MTMPFAGGIDANANATLIFSLVAAVIYAFTLGMPQSLARSAAKTLAVAMLAVLSGLQGGPLLLVAALALSAVGDAFLSRDGEKAFLGGLASFLIAHIVYIALFLRSGGGLGLLGAESWRGAIALALAVFVIVMLAALWRRVGPGLRVPIACYVVAILAMGVAALTTNSAWVIAGAVLFMASDGLLATEKFLVAAISPHRTWMRFAIWGLYYAAQLGITLGFLLG, translated from the coding sequence ATGACCATGCCGTTTGCCGGCGGCATCGACGCCAATGCCAATGCGACGCTGATCTTCTCGCTGGTTGCGGCGGTGATCTACGCCTTTACGCTCGGCATGCCGCAGAGCCTCGCCCGCTCGGCGGCAAAGACGCTGGCGGTGGCGATGCTGGCCGTGCTTTCGGGGCTGCAAGGCGGCCCGCTGCTGCTGGTCGCGGCCCTGGCGCTCAGCGCGGTGGGCGACGCCTTCCTGTCGCGTGACGGCGAAAAGGCGTTTCTCGGCGGGCTCGCCAGCTTCCTCATCGCCCACATCGTCTACATCGCGCTGTTCCTGCGCAGCGGCGGCGGGTTGGGGCTGCTTGGCGCCGAATCCTGGCGCGGGGCGATCGCGCTGGCACTGGCGGTGTTCGTGATCGTCATGCTGGCGGCGCTCTGGCGTCGTGTCGGCCCCGGCCTGCGCGTGCCGATCGCCTGTTATGTCGTGGCGATCCTGGCGATGGGCGTGGCGGCGCTGACCACCAACAGCGCCTGGGTGATCGCCGGCGCCGTGCTGTTCATGGCCTCGGACGGGTTGCTGGCCACGGAGAAGTTTCTGGTGGCGGCCATCTCGCCGCATCGTACGTGGATGCGCTTCGCCATTTGGGGGCTGTATTACGCCGCCCAACTGGGGATTACGCTTGGGTTCCTGCTGGGGTAG
- a CDS encoding cupin domain-containing protein — MTSSAEIIATLGLKPHPEGGWYVETFRDAAGGARGHSTAIYFLLEQHQLSAWHRVKDAAEVWHFHAGAPLALSMWEEGGPKGSQVIEQVLGIELAAGERPQIVVPAGWWQSARSLGEWTLVGCTVAPGFDFAAFELAAPGWQPGE; from the coding sequence ATGACCAGTTCCGCGGAAATCATCGCGACACTCGGACTGAAGCCGCATCCGGAAGGCGGCTGGTATGTGGAAACCTTTCGCGACGCAGCCGGCGGTGCGCGAGGTCATTCGACCGCCATCTATTTCCTTTTGGAACAGCACCAGCTTTCGGCCTGGCATCGGGTCAAGGATGCGGCCGAGGTCTGGCATTTCCATGCCGGCGCGCCGCTGGCGCTTTCGATGTGGGAAGAAGGCGGGCCAAAGGGCAGCCAGGTCATCGAGCAGGTGCTCGGCATCGAGCTCGCGGCGGGCGAGCGGCCGCAGATCGTCGTGCCGGCGGGCTGGTGGCAGTCGGCGCGCAGCCTGGGCGAGTGGACGCTGGTCGGCTGCACCGTCGCGCCCGGCTTTGATTTCGCCGCCTTCGAACTGGCCGCGCCGGGCTGGCAGCCTGGAGAATGA
- the gloB gene encoding hydroxyacylglutathione hydrolase, with protein sequence MAVEIEQFMCRTDNFGVLVHDPKSGQTAIIDAPEEAPILAAIKRTGWTPTMILTTHHHMDHVEANLALKERFKLRIVGPEAEKAKIPGIDETVEDGSVLHLGEERIEVIATPGHTAGHVSYHLPASQVAFTADTLFALGCGRLFECKPPVMHESLRKLAALPAATTIYCGHEYTLANARFALTIDPTNSALKERAARIEALRADNKPTLPTTIGEELSTNPFLRWHDPAIRKHLGMEKAGNADVFAEIRKRKDNF encoded by the coding sequence ATGGCGGTCGAAATCGAACAGTTCATGTGCCGCACGGACAATTTCGGCGTGCTGGTGCATGACCCCAAGAGCGGGCAGACGGCGATCATCGACGCCCCCGAGGAAGCGCCGATCCTGGCCGCGATCAAGCGCACCGGCTGGACGCCGACGATGATCCTGACCACGCATCATCATATGGACCACGTCGAGGCCAATCTGGCGCTGAAGGAGCGCTTCAAGCTGCGCATCGTCGGCCCGGAGGCGGAAAAGGCCAAGATCCCCGGCATCGACGAAACCGTCGAAGACGGCTCCGTCCTTCATCTCGGCGAAGAGCGCATCGAGGTGATCGCCACACCCGGCCATACCGCCGGCCATGTCTCCTATCATCTGCCGGCATCGCAGGTGGCGTTCACCGCCGACACGCTGTTTGCGCTGGGGTGCGGGCGGCTGTTCGAATGCAAGCCGCCGGTGATGCATGAATCGCTGCGCAAACTTGCCGCCCTTCCCGCCGCGACGACAATCTATTGCGGCCACGAATACACGCTCGCCAACGCCCGTTTCGCGCTGACCATCGACCCGACCAATTCAGCGTTGAAGGAGCGCGCCGCCCGGATCGAGGCGCTGCGAGCCGACAACAAGCCGACGCTGCCGACGACCATCGGCGAGGAGCTTTCGACCAATCCCTTCCTGCGCTGGCACGACCCGGCGATCCGCAAGCATCTCGGCATGGAAAAGGCCGGGAATGCCGATGTGTTCGCCGAGATCCGCAAGCGCAAGGACAATTTTTGA
- a CDS encoding class I SAM-dependent methyltransferase: MHSDIVDLRSFYSTTLGRFAERSITMALSSIWAAVPNERLVGLGYTLPWLERFGTDAERVFAFMPATQGAVVWPATGPTATALVFDEELPLVDSCIDRMLLVHSLEHVENPRETLNEIWRVLSPAGRVVIVVPNRRGVWARFEHTPFGNGRPFSRGQLTELLREANFTPAAWSDALFFPPSRRRFMMRFHNVLERAGRRLWPIFSGVIVVEAQKRLYQGVPVAQRASRRVFVPVLSPHGATRLGRLSDAAGPLAPARQVKPS; this comes from the coding sequence ATGCATTCCGACATCGTCGACCTTCGCTCCTTCTATTCGACAACGCTCGGCCGGTTCGCCGAGCGCTCGATCACCATGGCGCTGTCGTCGATATGGGCTGCTGTCCCCAATGAACGGCTGGTCGGCCTCGGCTATACCTTGCCCTGGCTGGAGCGCTTCGGCACCGATGCCGAGCGGGTCTTCGCCTTCATGCCGGCGACGCAGGGCGCGGTGGTCTGGCCGGCAACCGGGCCGACGGCGACCGCTTTGGTCTTCGACGAGGAGCTGCCGCTGGTCGATTCCTGCATCGACCGCATGCTGCTCGTGCATTCGCTCGAACATGTCGAAAACCCGCGCGAGACGCTGAACGAGATCTGGCGGGTGCTGTCGCCGGCAGGGCGCGTCGTCATCGTCGTGCCAAACCGGCGCGGCGTCTGGGCGCGCTTCGAGCATACGCCGTTCGGCAATGGCCGGCCGTTTTCGCGCGGGCAGCTGACGGAACTGCTGCGCGAGGCGAATTTCACGCCCGCCGCCTGGTCGGATGCGCTGTTCTTCCCGCCATCGCGACGGCGCTTCATGATGCGCTTCCACAATGTTCTGGAGCGCGCCGGCCGGCGGCTGTGGCCGATCTTTTCCGGCGTCATCGTCGTCGAGGCGCAGAAGCGGCTCTATCAGGGCGTGCCGGTCGCCCAGCGCGCGTCCCGCCGCGTCTTCGTCCCGGTGCTGTCGCCACACGGCGCGACGCGGCTCGGCCGCCTCTCCGACGCCGCAGGCCCATTGGCGCCGGCTCGTCAGGTGAAACCTTCGTGA
- a CDS encoding ABC transporter ATP-binding protein/permease: MADQLDNQATVQPVAVEASSLRDQVATIRRALVASPVRKWLLWTSVGIMAVIIATSIGQVLLNRWNQPFYDALARRDMAAFLHQLLVFAMIAGGLLVLNIGQTWLNQMIRLKLREALTLDLIDQWMRPARAFRLANAGAIGVNPDQRMQQDAAHLSDLSTDLGVGLLQSLILLVSFVGVLWELSSGFVFHVNGWSLAIPGYMVWAAFLYAGTASWLSWLVGRPLIKLNSDRYTREAELRSSMVRVNENVDAIALYHGEADARQRLELDLGTVLGAMRRIYTAQINLSWVTDTYGWITVVAPILVASPVYFSGDISFGGLMMAVGAFNQVHSSLRWFINNIGAIADWRATLMRVADFRIALDETDVLHDTERRITFDQNANGSLTFEKLQVASPEGCTKLSDQHVEIHPGERVMITGEPGAGKTLFFRAIAGLWPWGSGKIGLPAGETLIFVPRVPYLPAGTLREVLNHANGHAPASDADIVAVLAEVGLERLSSSLDRVGRWDHELGDDEQRLLGVARLALRRPKWVIIDEAMDAFDGPSLRRVLAMLEKHLKGSTIINIGRGQHNIQFFPRGLTIVKDSGAQALKPAHVRAGAIDPPPVAVRRKK; this comes from the coding sequence ATGGCTGATCAACTGGACAATCAGGCCACCGTTCAGCCGGTCGCCGTCGAGGCCAGCAGCCTGCGTGATCAGGTTGCGACGATCAGGCGCGCGCTGGTGGCGTCGCCGGTCCGCAAATGGCTGTTGTGGACCTCGGTCGGCATAATGGCCGTCATCATCGCGACCTCGATCGGCCAGGTCCTGCTCAACCGCTGGAACCAGCCCTTCTACGACGCGCTGGCGCGCCGCGACATGGCGGCCTTCCTGCACCAGCTCCTCGTCTTCGCGATGATCGCCGGCGGGCTGCTGGTGCTCAATATCGGCCAGACCTGGCTCAACCAGATGATCCGGCTGAAACTGCGCGAGGCGCTGACACTGGACCTGATCGACCAATGGATGCGGCCGGCGCGCGCCTTCCGGCTGGCCAATGCAGGCGCCATCGGCGTCAATCCCGACCAGCGCATGCAGCAGGACGCGGCGCATCTCTCCGACCTATCGACCGATCTCGGCGTCGGATTGCTGCAGTCGCTCATCCTGCTTGTGTCCTTCGTCGGCGTGCTGTGGGAACTGTCCTCAGGCTTCGTCTTCCACGTCAACGGCTGGTCGCTGGCCATACCGGGCTACATGGTCTGGGCGGCGTTCCTCTATGCCGGCACGGCCTCCTGGCTGAGCTGGCTGGTCGGGCGGCCGCTGATCAAGCTGAACAGCGACCGCTACACACGAGAGGCGGAGCTGCGCTCCTCGATGGTGCGCGTCAACGAGAATGTCGATGCCATCGCGCTCTACCATGGCGAAGCCGATGCCAGGCAGCGGCTTGAACTCGACCTCGGCACGGTGCTGGGTGCCATGCGGCGCATCTATACCGCGCAGATCAACCTGTCCTGGGTGACCGATACCTATGGCTGGATCACCGTCGTGGCGCCGATCCTGGTTGCCTCGCCGGTCTATTTCTCGGGCGATATCAGCTTTGGCGGGCTGATGATGGCGGTCGGCGCCTTCAACCAGGTCCACTCCTCGTTGCGCTGGTTCATCAACAACATCGGCGCCATCGCAGATTGGCGCGCCACGCTGATGCGTGTCGCCGACTTCCGCATCGCGCTCGATGAAACCGATGTGCTGCACGACACCGAAAGACGCATCACCTTCGATCAGAACGCCAATGGCAGCCTGACGTTCGAGAAGCTCCAGGTGGCCTCGCCGGAGGGCTGCACAAAACTTTCCGACCAGCATGTCGAAATCCACCCCGGCGAACGCGTCATGATCACCGGCGAACCCGGCGCCGGCAAGACGCTGTTCTTCCGCGCCATTGCCGGGCTTTGGCCCTGGGGCAGCGGAAAGATCGGCCTGCCGGCGGGAGAAACCCTCATCTTCGTGCCGCGCGTGCCGTATTTGCCGGCTGGCACATTGCGCGAGGTACTCAATCACGCAAATGGGCATGCGCCCGCGAGCGATGCCGATATTGTGGCGGTGCTGGCCGAAGTTGGACTGGAACGGCTGTCGTCCTCGCTTGACCGCGTCGGGCGCTGGGACCACGAATTGGGCGATGATGAACAGCGGTTGCTGGGCGTCGCCAGGCTGGCCTTGCGGCGGCCGAAATGGGTGATCATCGACGAAGCGATGGATGCGTTCGACGGCCCCTCGCTGCGGCGGGTGCTGGCGATGCTGGAAAAGCATCTGAAGGGCTCCACGATCATCAATATCGGGCGTGGCCAGCACAATATCCAATTCTTTCCGCGCGGCCTGACGATCGTCAAGGATTCCGGTGCTCAAGCGCTGAAACCCGCCCACGTCAGGGCCGGCGCCATCGATCCACCGCCGGTCGCGGTCCGCCGCAAGAAATAG